A section of the Salmo salar chromosome ssa05, Ssal_v3.1, whole genome shotgun sequence genome encodes:
- the LOC106605424 gene encoding Golgi-associated plant pathogenesis-related protein 1 — MGKSASKQFSEEVLRSHNEYRRKHQAPPLKLSSKLSRDATRYAESLASTRILKHSVESSRGSCGENLAWASYDQPGKDVADRWYDEVQQYNFNRPGFSSGTGHFTAMVWKGSKKLGVGKASAPDGSSFVVARYFPAGNITNQGHFDNNVLPPKD; from the exons ATGGGCAAATCAG CTTCTAAGCAGTTTTCGGAGGAGGTGTTGCGGAGTCATAACGAGTATCGTAGGAAGCACCAGGCGCCCCCTCTGAAGCTGAGCAGCAAGCTGAGTAGAGATGCCACTAG GTATGCTGAGTCTCTGGCCAGCACACGGATCCTGAAGCACAGTGTTGAGTCCAGTAGGGGGAGCTGTGGCGAGAACCTGGCCTGGGCCTCCTATGACCAACCAG GGAAGGATGTGGCCGACCGCTGGTATGACGAGGTACAACAATACAACTTCAACCGCCCCGGCTTCTCCTCTGGCACAG gtCATTTCACAGCAATGGTGTGGAAGGGCAGTAAGAAGCTGGGTGTGGGGAAGGCCAGTGCGCCAGATGGCTCGTCATTCGTGGTAGCCAGGTACTTTCCAGCAGGGAACATCACCAACCAGGGACACTTTGACAACAACGTCCTGCCGCCCAAGGACTAA